The following nucleotide sequence is from Coriobacteriia bacterium.
CCGTCGCGGCGCCGGGTCTTCCCGAGTCGGTACCGAGTAGCCCGGGGCGCAAGAGCAAAGAGCAGCGCCGTGTCGAAGCGGAGTCGCGCAACAAGGCGTTCCGGGATTCGAAGGAGTCGACGGCTCGTTTCGAGACCGCGGAGCGAGTGCTGGGAGAGATCCAAGCCCGGCACGACGAGCTGATCGCGATCCTTGCCGATCCCACGACGTACGACGATCGGACGACGTTCTTCGCGGTGACGGAGGAGTACGAGACCGTGAAGGGTCGCCTTGAGGCGGCCGAGCGAGAATGGCTTGCCGCCGCCGAGGTGATGCATGGTGGAGAGACTTCGGAGCAGCGGTAGGAAGGTGCTTGTAACAATATTTACAAACGTTATGGCTTACCGTTAGAATCGCCTCGGGACCGGAGTCGCGTGTTCCGGGACCGGGGCACAGGGGAACAGATGCATCTGTACTGGCGGGCCAGTGATGGCCCATCTTCGTAACTCGGAGTTACGAGCGGTCGCGATGCGTCTCTCTGGACGGGGTGGCGATGCCGGTAGGCTCTGATGGAGTGCTCTACCTGGTAGGTCTTTCGGGGGCTGCCGTCCTCTTCGTGCTGCTCGTTCTGGGCGCCAATGCACTCCTGTCGCCACGGCTGCCCACGGAACTGAAGCGGGAGCCCTACGAGTGCGGCATGCCGCCGGCGGGTCGTCCGTGGGCTCCGGTCCACCTGAGGTACACCACGCTCGCCGTCCTCCTCGTCATCTTCGATGCCGAGTCCGCCCTGCTGTTCGGGATCGCGTCCGGGCTTCGCGGTTCGCCGGTCGCCGTCCTGCAGGCCGGCGTCTTCGTCGCCGCTCTCGCGTTCGGCCTTTGGTACGCGTGGCGGAAGGGGTGTCTCGCGTGGCGCTCGTAGACGATGTAGGGCGCCTTCTCGAGCGCGTCCCCGGGGGCGGCGTCATCCTCACGAGTGTCGACGCCGTGGCCGACTGGGCGCGAGGGCAATCCCTGTGGGCGATGCCGATGGGGACGGCCTGCTGCGCGATGGAGCTCATCTCGGCGTCGTTCAGCAAGTTCGACTTCGACCGTCTCGGCACTTTCCCGCGGCCGGATCCCCGGCACACCGACGTGATGGTGGTCGCTGGGACGATCACTCTGAAGATGGCACCCGCGGTGCGGCGCCTGTACGAGCAGATGCCCGACCCGAAATGGGTGGTCGCGATGGGCAACTGCGCCGTCTCCGGAGGAATCTTCTATCACGACTCGTACTCCGTCGTGCGCGGTGTCGACGAGATAATCCCCGTCGACGTCTACGTGGCCGGATGCCCGCCGAGGCCCGAGTCTCTGCAGGACGCGATACTGAAGCTGCGCGAACGGGTCGGTGAGGGGTCCATCGCGCCGGGGAGGACGAGACCGAGTCGTCTCACGCTGCCCGGCCGCCCGGGCGAAGGCGGCGAGGCCTCGTGAACATCGAGCAGCTTCGCGAGCACCTGTGCGCCCGACACCCGGACCTGTGTCCTCTGTTCTCGATCGAGTTCGGAGACGGCGTTCTCACCGTCCCCTCGGACGGCCTTCATGCCGCCGCCGCCGATCTCAAGGCGCTCGGCTTCGACTTCATCGGCATGGTGACCGCCGTCGACTATGGCGAGGAGTTCGAGATCCTCTATCGCGTACGGTCGCGTGCGATGCACGTGGGTCTCATCGTGAAGACGCGCATCCCGCGTTCCTCGGCGAGCATCGGTTCCGTGGTCGACCTGTGGCCTGCCGCGGACTGGCACGAGCGCGAGGTCTACGACCTCTTCGGGATCTACTTCGAGGGTCATCCCGACCTTCGGCGGATCCTTCTTCCGGACGACTGGGTCGGGCACCCGTTGCGCAAGGACTACGAGGACGAGCACGTCTTGCGGCGTCCGGACCACATCTAGCAGGGAAGGGAGGCTCACTCTTGACCATCGCGATCGAATCGACGAACGGCGACGAACTGGTGGTCAACGTCGGGCCGTCCCATCCCTCCACGCACGGTGTATGCCGCGTGATCGTGCGCCTCGACGGCGAGGTGGTGACGCACGCGGAGCCGGTGATCGGGTATCTGCACCGTGGTATCGAGAAGATCGCCGAGAACCGGACGTACCTGCAGGTCGTCCCCCTCACGGACCGTCTCGACTACGTCGGCTCGATGTACGCGAACTGGGCGTACTGCCGCGCGGTCGAGCGGCTCGCCGGCATCCGCGTCCCGGAGCGGGCCGAGTATCTCCGCGTGATCGTGTGCGAGCTGCAGCGCATCGCGAGCCACATGATGTCGATCGGCTCGTCCGGGGCGGACACGGGCGCGTTCACCATGTTCTTGTACACGTTCGATCAGCGCGAGCGGATCGTCGAGCTCTTCGAGGAGTTGTGCGGAGCTCGTCTGACGTACAACTACGTGAGGCCCGGCGGCGTCTCGTTCGACCTGCCCGAGGGATGGGCCGAGCGCTGCGCCGCTCTCTGCGAACGCATGCCCGCGGCCTTCGCGGAGTTGGACCGGCTCTTCTTCGGGAACGCCATCGCGCGAGGGCGCCTCAAGGGTGTGGGAGTCCTATCGGCGGAGGATGCGATAGCGTGGGGAGCGTCTGGTCCGGTCGCGCGCGGTTCCGGAGTCGTGTGGGACCTGCGCAAGCACGATCCGTACTCCGTCTACCCGCGGTTCGATTTCGACATACCGGTGGGGGAGAACGGCGACGCCTACGACAGGGCGCGCGTGCGGCTCTTCGAGTGCGCGGAATCGTGCCGGATCGTCACCCAGGCGTTGCGGCAGCTCGAGCCCGGGCCCGTGCGCGCCGAGGGGCTTCCGCGACTCCTTCGTCCGCGGCCCGGAGACGCCTACGACCACATCGAATCGGCGCGCGGCAGCCTTGGGGTCTACCTCGTCTCGGACGGTTCTCCGCGACCCTATCGGATGAAGGTCCGCTCGCCGGCGTTCTGCAACCTCGCGCTCCTGCCGAAGCTCGCGGTCGGTCATACGCTGTCCGATCTCGTCGTCGTGCTCGGCAGCCTCGATCCCGTCTTCGGCGAGGTGGACCGATGAGCGGGCTGGCGCGAGGCGCGATCATGGGGCTCGCGGCGGGGATCGCGATAGCGCTCGCGGCTCTCTTCGGCGTCTGGTGGGAGCGCAAGGTGTCCGCGCGTATCCAGATGCGGTTCGGACCTCAGGAGGCCGGCCCCGCGGGGCTCCTGCAGACGCTCGCGGACACCTTGAAGCTGGTGCTGAAGGAGGACGTCACCCCGGCAGCGGCAGACGTGATGCTCTTCCGGATGGCCCCGCTGCTCGCGTTCGCGCCCGTCGCGATGTCGCTCGCAGTGATCCCGCTGGCCACCGGGTGGGCGCCGCTCGACAGCAGCGTCGGCCTCGTGTTCTTCCTTGCGGTGCCCGCGCTGTCCGTCTTCGGGATGCTCTTCGGCGGATGGGCGTCGCGCAACACGTACGCCACGATCGGCGCGCTGCGCGCCGCCGCTCAGATGATCAGCTACGAGGTGCCCAGGGCGCTGTCAGTGGCGTCGCTCGCCGTCCTGGCGGGGTCGTTGCGCCCGACGGTCGTCGTCGCCCGCTGGACGTGGTGGTGGCTCCCGCTCACCATCGTCGGCTTCGTGGTGTACCTCATCTCGTCAGTCGCCGAACTCAACCGCGGTCCTTTCGACATCCCGGAGGCGGAGTCGGAGCTTGTGGCGGGGTACTTCGCGGACTACACGGGCATCCGCTGGGCCATCTTCATGATGACCGAGTACGGCGGCATGCTCGCGGCTTCCCTGTTCGGCGCCGCTGTCTTCCTTGGCGGATACCGTGGCCTCCCCGGGATAGCCGGAGTCCTCCTGATGCTCGTGAAGGCCGTCGTCATCGTCACCGCGATGATGTGGGCGAAGTGGACCCTGCCTCGCATGCGTTCCGACCAGCTGATGTCCTTCGCCTGGACCGTGCTGACTCCCGTTGCGATCGTGCAGCTGGTCGTAGTGGGGCTGGTGGTCGCGTGGCTGTGAACCACAACGGGAACGGCAAGTACGTGCGCGTCGTCAGCGATGCGTACTCGCCTGGGCTGCGCGGCTGGTTCGAGGCCGCTTCGTCG
It contains:
- a CDS encoding NADH-quinone oxidoreductase subunit A — its product is MPVGSDGVLYLVGLSGAAVLFVLLVLGANALLSPRLPTELKREPYECGMPPAGRPWAPVHLRYTTLAVLLVIFDAESALLFGIASGLRGSPVAVLQAGVFVAALAFGLWYAWRKGCLAWRS
- a CDS encoding NADH-quinone oxidoreductase subunit C; protein product: MNIEQLREHLCARHPDLCPLFSIEFGDGVLTVPSDGLHAAAADLKALGFDFIGMVTAVDYGEEFEILYRVRSRAMHVGLIVKTRIPRSSASIGSVVDLWPAADWHEREVYDLFGIYFEGHPDLRRILLPDDWVGHPLRKDYEDEHVLRRPDHI
- a CDS encoding NADH-quinone oxidoreductase subunit B family protein; translated protein: MALVDDVGRLLERVPGGGVILTSVDAVADWARGQSLWAMPMGTACCAMELISASFSKFDFDRLGTFPRPDPRHTDVMVVAGTITLKMAPAVRRLYEQMPDPKWVVAMGNCAVSGGIFYHDSYSVVRGVDEIIPVDVYVAGCPPRPESLQDAILKLRERVGEGSIAPGRTRPSRLTLPGRPGEGGEAS
- a CDS encoding NADH-quinone oxidoreductase subunit D, which encodes MTIAIESTNGDELVVNVGPSHPSTHGVCRVIVRLDGEVVTHAEPVIGYLHRGIEKIAENRTYLQVVPLTDRLDYVGSMYANWAYCRAVERLAGIRVPERAEYLRVIVCELQRIASHMMSIGSSGADTGAFTMFLYTFDQRERIVELFEELCGARLTYNYVRPGGVSFDLPEGWAERCAALCERMPAAFAELDRLFFGNAIARGRLKGVGVLSAEDAIAWGASGPVARGSGVVWDLRKHDPYSVYPRFDFDIPVGENGDAYDRARVRLFECAESCRIVTQALRQLEPGPVRAEGLPRLLRPRPGDAYDHIESARGSLGVYLVSDGSPRPYRMKVRSPAFCNLALLPKLAVGHTLSDLVVVLGSLDPVFGEVDR
- the nuoH gene encoding NADH-quinone oxidoreductase subunit NuoH, producing MSGLARGAIMGLAAGIAIALAALFGVWWERKVSARIQMRFGPQEAGPAGLLQTLADTLKLVLKEDVTPAAADVMLFRMAPLLAFAPVAMSLAVIPLATGWAPLDSSVGLVFFLAVPALSVFGMLFGGWASRNTYATIGALRAAAQMISYEVPRALSVASLAVLAGSLRPTVVVARWTWWWLPLTIVGFVVYLISSVAELNRGPFDIPEAESELVAGYFADYTGIRWAIFMMTEYGGMLAASLFGAAVFLGGYRGLPGIAGVLLMLVKAVVIVTAMMWAKWTLPRMRSDQLMSFAWTVLTPVAIVQLVVVGLVVAWL